A window from Sceloporus undulatus isolate JIND9_A2432 ecotype Alabama chromosome 8, SceUnd_v1.1, whole genome shotgun sequence encodes these proteins:
- the LOC121937480 gene encoding parvalbumin beta-like, producing MALAGILSDAEIAAGLASCKDAETFSCKTFFAKAGLHGKSKEQLTKVFAILDQDKSGYIEREELQKFLQNFAASARLLTDKETKAFLDAGDTDGDGKIGVDEFIALVSA from the exons ATGGCTCTAGCTGGTATTCTGAGCGATGCTGAAATTGCAGCTGGCCTGGCAAGTTGCAAAG ACGCCGAGACCTTCAGCTGCAAGACCTTCTTTGCCAAAGCAGGTCTCCACGGCAAATCTAAGGAGCAGCTGACGAAAGTCTTTGCAATCCTCGACCAGGACAAGAGTGGATACATTGAGAGAGAGGAACTGCA GAAATTCCTCCAGAATTTTGCTGCATCTGCCAGACTTCTGACTGACAAGGAGACCAAGGCTTTCCTGGACGCAGGTGACACTGATGGAGACGGCAAAATTGGAGTTGACG aGTTCatagccctggttagtgcttaa
- the LOC121914724 gene encoding parvalbumin, thymic CPV3-like → MSISDVLNPSDIAAALRDCQAPDSFNHKKFFQLTGMSKKSSSQVKEIFQFLDNDQSGFIEEDELKFFLQRFDSGARVLTPAETKALMAAADHDGDGKIGADEFQQMVHS, encoded by the exons ATGAGCATCAGCGACGTTCTCAACCCTTCTGACATTGCTGCCGCACTCAGAGACTGCCAAg CCCCAGATAGTTTCAACCACAAAAAATTCTTTCAGCTCACAGGCATGAGCAAAAAGAGCAGCAGCCAAGTGAAGGAGATATTTCAGTTCCTAGACAATGATCAGAGCGGCTTCATCGAGGAAGATGAACTCAA ATTTTTCCTCCAGAGGTTTGACAGTGGCGCCAGAGTGTTAACACCGGCAGAAACCAAAGCATTGATGGCAGCGGCAGACCATGATGGAGATGGGAAAATTGGGGCAGATG AATTCCAACAAATGGTGCACTCCTAA